A region of the Peredibacter starrii genome:
TTGGATGTAATCCAGTTCTTCCGGAATGCGAATGAAACTTGCGGCCGGGAATTTTTTGTTGGCCAGAAGGGTGAAAAACTCTTTGGCAGGAATGAGGGCCGGAACCACTTCCACTTCCCAACCAGTGAAGTCTTTCAAGCGAGAGTTAATTTCGGTGTGCTGAGGTACATGATCTACAGAAAATCCGATGCGGTTAAGACCTTCCAGAAACTCAGGGCAAGCACGGGTCTTAACGATTTCCGCCTGACGAGTAATAAGGGTGCGCCAGGTATTGTTTTCGGCCGCTGTCCAGTCGATCAGACCTTTTGCATTTGGTTGCTTGGAAATGTAGGTTGTTTTCATGTCTTCCCTCAACTCCATTATAGTGAGGAAAGATTCCTTAACCTATGGAATTGTAAAATATTCTCTGATAGCTTACGAGCATGTCCATGCCAAATAACCAACTTTTTATATCACCGTCCGAGGAAGTGGATGAATATCTGGGATTTAAAATCAAAGATATTGAACATGGTCTGTTTCTGAAAGCGAAGGGCCTAAGGCCAGAAGGTGATCTGAATAACTTGGGTCATGTACTTCATGGTGGACACCAGACTTGGGTGGGTCTTGATCCGCAGACACTCAACACTCCTTATGAAGAATTAAAGACCCTTTGTGATGTGCTGAGACCTCACTCGGGAGAGTTGATGGTGGATCTCGGTGCCGGTTATGGTCGCCTAGGAGTGGTGCTGGCCCATTTGTATCCCGAAGTTCATTTCATTGGGTATGAGTTGGTGGATGAACGAGTTCAGGAAGGGAAGCGGATTTTTGAGAAGCTAGGGTACGCTAACGGAACCTTGGTGACAGCGGATTTGACCTCAGATTTTAAACTTCCGGTGGCGGAGTATTACTTCATCTACGACTACGGAAAAGTCGCTCATATCAGACAAACGTTAAAAGAATTAGATGGCCTCGCTGATCAGCATTCTTTCACTGTGATTGCCCGTGGAAAGGGTGTTCAAAGTATCATTGAGCACGAGCATCCTTGGCTGGCGGACATTTACCCGGTTCATCGGGAAGAAAATTTTTCTATTTATTCAATGACGGATCCGGACAGTCGCGGATAAGCCTGATCTGAAGATCCTGCACCATTTTAATTTTTCGCTCACGAGGATTCTCAGGAAATTGCTTTTTGTATTCAGCAATATCAAGATAGCTCATGTTCATGTGAATGGTTTTAAACACCTTCGGAAGTGTTTGTCCTGGAGCTTGAATGTGATGAAGGCCTCCTGAGAAAGCGAGAACCATTCCACCGTGATCGATGTTTTCAATGATATCGGCAACGCCACCACGAACCGTCATGGGCTTTCCGAATTTATCGAGACCATTTGGTCGCTTCATACGACCTTCGGCCGCAATCATAATCACAGAATCTTTATCAATGGATTTTAAATAATTGTCCCAAGTTGAATCTTTCTTGCGAGAGACCGAGGCGATGTTGGGAATCATGAGCTTATAGAAGCGACCCACGAGTGGGCGATTCAAAGTAATGTCTGCTCCCGGCACATTCATGTGATCGGCCAGATGCCAGAGGTAAGAAAACGGCAGAAGCTGAATGAAGATCGGCTCGTAAAGAGAAGTATGGTTTAGAAACACGTAAAGGCGTGCTTTTTTCCAATGATCTTTAGGGACATCAGTTAGCCAGGATGATTTGGCCCGAAATAAAACCCAAGAGACAGATTTAACAGTTGAGAGAATGAGAAAGGCTAAGATTCGGCGCATTTGTTTTTAAATTCACTGGCAGTCATATCATAAACAATCCAGGCCTGTGGTTCACAAGGGTCTTTGTGATATCCACGAAAAGTCATTCCCATTTTTTGCATGACTTTGATGCTTCCGACATTGTCGGGCATCGCCTTGGCGATGATACGTTTAAGGTTAAGGGTCTCGAAACCATACTTCAAAGTGACAAGAGATGCTTCAGTGGCATATCCCTGGCCCCAATGTTTTTTCATAAAACGATAACCAAGATCAACTTCATCTGATTCTGGAAAGTAACGAAGACCACACCAACCAAGATATGTTCCATCTTTCAGCGTGACTGAAAAGCGTCCCATTTTATATTTCTGGAACTGAGGAAACATGCGTTCTTTGATTTGAGTTTCAGCTTCAAGAACAGTTTTAAGAGAAGAGTCACCTGTATATCGAACGACTTCAAAATCCGAGTTGAGTTCATAGAGATGAGGTGCATCTTCTAAGACTGCTGGGCGGAGGATGAGTCGTTTGGTTTCAAGCATGCTTAAGACTAGCGTGTTTTGGTCTTTCAAGCTACAGTTTTCCCTATGAATCAGAAAACTCAGTCATTGATTTTTGGAGTTATCACCATTCTATGTTGGGGAAGTCTCGCAACTTTCGGAAAACTCCTGATTCATCTTCCGCCTTTTTATGTTTTGGGCGCCTGTTTTCTCATTGGATCTTTGCCTGCATTTGCCCGGCCCAAGGAGATGTTTCCCGATTTAAAAATCTTGATTTGGGGAGCAGGCGGGTATTTTGGTTATCACTTTTTATTGTTCTATGCTTTTAGATTCGCTCCGGCGATTGAGGCCAATCTGATTAATTATCTCTGGCCCGTGATCATGGTGATCATAACTCCCATGTTTTTTCCGGAACAAAAACTTCGTTGGTATCACATCGCGGGTGCTGCACTGGCCGTTGTTGGTTCAGTGGTTTTAGTTTTCGGGAAAGGTGGAGAGTTAAAGAGTGAATACCTAACTGGTTATTTGCTCGCTTTGGGTGCGGCTTTTGCCTGGCCCATTTATTCTGTCGGGAAAAAGAAAATGAAACCCACAACTGTTTGGGCGATTGGGGGATTTTGTTTTGTGAGTGGAGTGTTGTGCTTTCTTACTCACATGTGGCTAGAACCGAGAGTGGTTATTCAACCGGAAGATCTGTGGAAATTGATTGTGATGGGACTTGGACCTTTTGGTCTGGCATTTTACTGCTGGGACATTGCCCTTCGAATGGGAGATTCCCGTGTAATTGGGGCCCTTGCGTACTTAACTCCGGTTATTTCAACCATCGGACTCGTGATTTTTGCGAGTGAGTTGCTAGTTTTTAATACTGTTGTTGCTATTGTGCTGATTATTGGTGGAGCGAGTGCAGGACTGCTGGATTTTTTACCTTCAAAACGGTTAAAATAGCTCCAGAGGTAAGATATGCAACATCACTGTACGATTGAACAAAAAGACACAGGCGTTTTTCTCGCCAATGAACAAAAAACGAAATGGGTGACGATCATCACACTCGTTACCATGATTGTTGAAATCGCAGTCGGTTATTGGACCGGTTCGATGGCCCTTTTAGCAGATGGCTGGCACATGGCCTCGCATACTCTGGCCCTCTTTTTATCTCTGGTTGTTTACTATCTTTATCGTCATCCAAAATTCAGAGCATCGTTTACTTTCGGTGGAGGAAAAATTCTTTCTCTCGGCGGATATACGAGTGCTTTATTTTTGATTTTCATTGCTGGATCTATGATCGTTGAATCGATCATGCACTTTTATGAAACAAAACCGATTAAATATGATGAGGCGATCGTCGTTGCGGTGATTGGCCTTGTGGTCAATATTGTTTGTGCCATTATTCTTCACCAAGGTGAGGATCATGGGCACTCGCATTCGCATGGTCATTCGCATGGACATGATCATTCGAATTGCTCGCATGGTAAGAGTAAACTTGCTCCGGCCGGTGGCGGTCATCATCACCACCACGGTCATTCACACTCTCACGCTGAAGATTTCAACCGTGAAGGTGCTTACGTACATATTTTGACTGATGCTTTGACGTCAGTGTTTGCGATCGGTGCACTTCTTTTGGGAAGATGGCAGGGACTAAGCTGGCTTGATCCGGCAGTCGGTATCTTGGGTGGTATCGTTGTTTTCAAATGGTCACTCGGACTTATTCGTCAAAGTGGGATGGATCTCCTGGATGCTCATGAAGCTTCTATTGATCGCGACAATCTTATTAAAACACTTGAGACAGATGGTTCAAAAGTTTTGGACATTCATCTTTGGAAGCTCGCTCCTGGACAAGTTGGTTGTGAGATCATGATTAAGGGTTGTGGTAAAACTTCGGCAGAGTATCGTGACCTTATTCAGAAAGAGTTCAACATTCATCACTTGATTATTGAAGTTGTGTGAGATGTGGACTCCCGCTGAGAAAAAGTTTTTAAAGTCACTCAATACACCTCATAAAATTCAGCGCTATCTGGACGATCTTATTTATAATCCGGATAATTCGGCCTGTTCTCCTCGTTATGTGATGATGACGGGTGATGGGCATTGTTTTGAAGGTGGACTTCTTGCGGCCGCTGCTTTGGAACTTCAAGGTCATCGGCCTTTGATGGTGGATCTCGTGGCCCATAATGATGATCATCATGTGTTGGCGGTTTATAAAACCAAGACCGGTTGGGGGAGCATTTCAAAGTCCAATACCACTCTTCTTCGAGGTCGTGAGCCTTTTCATAAATCGATTAGAGAACTTGTGATGAGTTACTTTCCGTTTTACTTCAATACCAAGGGACATTTAAGTCTTGAGGCCTACTCAGCTCCAATTAATCTTAATCGTTTCAATCACTGGAACTGGCGCACGTCAGATGAGGACTTAGAAGAGATGGGAATGAGCTTTAATGATCTTCCTCATTTCACGATTGCTTCTAAACGAACTTTGACAAAACTTCCCAAAGTGAAGGATCAACTGTTAGAGGCCTGTTTTTTAGGGGCAGATCAGAACGGTTTGTATCAGGCCTAGTTTAAGCTCATGAGGTGAATGCCCTTCATGGTCGGGTGATTCACGAACTTCTTTAAATAATCCAGGAATGGTTCTTCTTTAACTTTTCCCGTGGTACTCGCGTGACGAAGATAGACCACGTTGTTTCGTTTAAAGATAAAACCCTGGTGAGAGATGTTCTGACGAGTTCCGATGAGGTCGGTTAGGTCCCAGTTTGGGCGAACGAAGTTTACAATTGAGCCGGTAGGGATCTTGTTTAAGAGCTGCGGTTTTTTCACCAGCATATTGATCTCAAGATAATTCACACGTGCCATAGAGGAAGTGTAATACTCTGCCTGCGCGTGAAGTTCCTCTAAACGCTCTTGTCTCTCAAGCTCAGAGGCGTTCGGCATTTTAATTTCAGAAATTTTGATCTTACGAAGCCAGTTTGGGAAATTGATCAGGGCCTCTGCGATCTTGATTTCTTTTGTGACTGCCGAGTTGATCTCAGTCATGTAGCCATTTTCGATGTTAAACGGAATCCATTGAAGATCGGTGAAGTGATTACGCTTTAAATAATCAATTTCACCATTTTCATAACGGATTTTATCCAGGTGCACTTCGAACTCAGCAACATCTCGGGCAAGTGCCAGGGCCATGATGGTTTCAACATAGGTCGTGCAATCAAATGTATCAAAGCGGTAAAGGGGATCCTGATCATAGCGACCGTCCGGGCCTTCACCCAGTGGGCCACCTTGGCCGTAGGGAAGTCCTACGAAGGTCTTTGAGATAAGATCCAGGCGCTTAGTCAGTGAAGTTTCGTCTTTAAAACGCAATAGAATGTCCTGGGCCTCCTCACGAGGACCGGCAAAGGCCAGGGATTGACTCAAAACGAGCAAAACTAAAAACTTCAACATCCTTTAGTTGTCCCTTTTTTGGAAAGAGTCTGTCAAAAGCTGTAAGACTATTTTGTACTTTCTACGCGCGGAAGTCCGCGACGGAGAAGACCGTGAAGCATGCGGTAAATGAGCTCATCTGTCGTCAGCGGCAGGAGGTTCATTTCGAATCTTGAACGGCGAATCAAGGTCTTAAGCCCAGAAATGATCAAACGGTAGGTAATAATCTTGATCCGGTGAAGGGTCCCGAAGGTATATTGGCCCACTTTCTCGGAGCCCATTTTTTTACTGAGGATGTAAAAGTAGCCCTGTTCACGGCGCTCAAAGCGCTCTTCGAATCTCACCAGGAGCTTCCAAAGGAATCTGTTCCATCTTGAGACCGTCATGAACTCTGAGGTCCAGATGTTTTGATAGCGGCGGGTGAAGAGGTTTCTTGAGGCCACCCGGATATCACTGATGAGGCTACTTTCTTCCCATGAGCGCTGTTTTGGATGAGCGTTCCAGGATTCCACCACGTTCCAATAATCTTCAAGGGAATGTCTTCGAAGTTGCTCCAGGCATTCCACGAGACACAGGGTAAAGCCCATACCTTGGAGCTTTACGTATTCCTGGCGATCTTTCAGCCACTCTTTGGTTGGCGTCTCTAGGATATATTTCACTGATGCTGGTTTAGTTTCAGTCAGAATTTCAATTCGAAGATGCGTACTTTTAATGAGACTCGATCCATCGGTTGCGAGAGTGAGGTGCGTGTTTTCCTCAGGCGAAGTTCTGATGAGTTCGATGTTACATACGTTCTCAGCGTTCAAGAGTACCAGTGCTTCTTCAATTGAAGTCAGGTCTCGTTCATCTAAGGTCGGGCCCACTTCCTGTTCAGGTGAGTTCTTCACGAGATCAAAAGCAATTGGAAGAACGGCCTTTGCTACTTTAAACGGACCGATGGAAAGAATATGGCGAATGAGCATCTTCCAGCCAAACTGCTTCTGGAAAATCTGTCCGAAGTTGTGGCGAGAAGAAATCGCAGTCGAAGTTAAGTAGACTTGAGAAAGCCCGCGCATTGCCGCTTGTACTTCAATTCTTAAATTAATGTTCGCTTCACCTAAAAGTCGGACAAAGTCCGATAGATAACGGATGAAGGCACCTTGATTTCCGCGCTCAATAAATTCTTCGATGAGCTTTTGCGTGCGCTCGTTTTTTAATTCTTCTGGATTCTCAACCAGACCTTCCAGTGATTCAAAAATTCCTTTTTCATCACTTAGAATCAGTCGGTAAAGGAAGCCGATGAAAATTTTGATGGTACGGTCGTCCCAAGTAAAACACGGATTCAAGTCGATGAGTTTTACTTGTAAACGATCCGGATCATAAAGAATATTTCCAGCATGTGGATCGGCCCAGATAATTCCTTTCTGAAACATGAGGTAGAGATAAGCATCACTCACGAGATCCGCGATGCTCATGCGCTCAAGGTATTTCGAGTGAACCACTGAAGTGATCTTTTCACCTTGAATTTTTTCCATCATGGAGACATCAGATTCCACATGGAAGTATTGAGGGACCTGAAGATCAAATTGACCTTTGAGGGCCTCTCGAACGCGATCGGCGTTTCGCTTTTCTACTCTAAAATCAAGCTCACCAATACTTTGAGTGGCGTAGTTGATGATTGTGCGTTTTAAGGCCGTGACAAGACCTCTGACTTCGAGTTGTTCATCAAGAGTCAGTTCCGTGCTCTCGAGGTTTCGATCCAGATGGGTCAGAATATCGAGGAGAGTTTCTTTTTGTTTCTCAAAAAGTTCAGTCAGCCCTGGTCTTTGAATTTTAATCAGTACCGAGTTATTGGGATGAAGTTTTCTTCTTCCTAGTTCAGTTAATTCAAATTCATAAATTGCTCCAACCGAGGCGCCAGCGAAAGCGTTCTGCACTCCATTTGGGATATGAATGTAATTTTTTAAGCGGCTCCAGCTTGGTCGCTCTAGCACGTTTAAAACATAGGCCCATGATTTTTGCTGGCTTCCGAAAATGCCACCAAGTTTATCTTGTTGGTGACGAAGTTCTTTCGCGAGCGACGGAGGTGCAAGTTCCGCCAGAACTTGGGCAAGCTTCACATACATGCCACCAAGTTCCTGAAGCACAATCGAAATAATTCTCCCTTGGGAGAGTTCTTCTCTCGGTGTACACAAAATGCTGATGAGTGAAGTCATACAGCGATCGGCCGGCAGGTGATTTAAGGCCTCATCAATCAGCGGCAGGAGAAGATTTCTTCCTTTCACATTCTGTTTCAGGATTTCTACCAGCTGCGGACGCACTTCCTGTTCATAGAACTTATGCATGATTCTTTCTGTGAGAAGAATCAGCTTATGGTGTTCAATCTCCGGCAGTTCATAAAGAGCAGTAAAGAGTGGTTCCTTCAAATAGGGAACGATACTCAGCGCCTGATCTGAAAAAACCGGGAAGAGTTGCAGAACCGGCAGGTAGCTCTTTGCAACGGTTCCAATCATATCTTCGATAAGATCTGCTTGGTCCAAAAGATCGAAGATCTCTGGGTGCTGGCCAATGGTCTCGAAGAACTTATTGAAGAATTCCGTCAGGACGGGCGCGAGGGTCTCCTCGTCCATCATTTCCTGATTGTACTTATCGATACCAATGGTCTGAACTGCACCTAGGGTGGCATCCAGATCAGGCGGTCCTGCGAAATCAGGATCAAATCGGAGGTGGACAAGATCGCGAGCAAGTGTGGCCCATGAACGTTTAAGTTCAAAGTCGGAGACTTCTTCGAAGGTGACTTTGGAGAGTGCTTTGGCAAAATAGGCCCCAAGTGATGGCGCATAATTTTTGCTTTCCAATGCAATGTCCGCAATCCACGAAAAATCTCTCATCAGGCCCCTTTTTAACAGTGAACATTGTACTGAAAAAGATAGGGGAACGACTACAAGTTTGCCGCTAGAATCCCAAGATCATACTCGATAAGGCTTTGAACATGGCTGAAGTTCATAGGCTTCGAGATAAATCGGTACACACCTAGTTCTTTCATCGCCCGAGCATACTCTGATTCAGCGTATCCACTCACAAAGTAAGTTGGAATGCCGCTTCCAGTTTTCCGAACAAGCTTCATAACCTCAGGCCCATCCAAATGAGGCATGTTTATGTCGCTCAAAATCAGGTCCGGTTGGTTGTCCTTAAACCAGCTTAAAAACTTTCTCGAATCCGAAAAGAATTTCAGATTGATAAGGCCTCTTTTAATTTGTTTTTCTAAAATGAGTTCATAAAGATCTTCCATTTCCAGTTCGTCATCGATCACGGCAACCACTTTCTGCATTTTGAATCCCGAAGAAATTGAATTGAGGCGAACCTTTTAACTCAACTTTTCTTTAGCTCCACCTAAAGAAATTCTTAAGTGTTTGTGTACGGGCAAAATGCACTGCCACTAGTGATTTTGCCGCACATAGGCCAAGATATCCCATCCTAAAAATTTATAAGGAGTTCTTGAATGAGACTTTTTTACAAGGCCGGTGCCTGTTCCCTTGCTCCGCATATCGTTATGGCCGAGCTTAACATGGTGTATGAGATCGAAGCTGTAGATCTCGTAAACAAAACATGCGCTTCTGGCGATTACAAACTAATCAACGCAAAAGGTTCTGTGCCTGCTCTTCGTATGGAAAACGGCGAAGTGCTGACTGAAGGTGCAGTTATCATGCAATACCTTGCTGATCAGAATCCAGAAGCAGGTCTAATGCCTAAGCTTGGTACGACTGATCGTTACCGTTGTATGGAGTGGTTAAATTTCATTGCTTCAGAAGTTCATAAAAATTTCTCTCCTCTTTTCAGATCAAGTGTAAAAAATGCTGAAGGTCTAAAAGAGCTTAAAGACGGTCAGATTGAAACTCTAAAAAACAAAATCGGTTTCATCTCTGAGAAACTTGGCTCAAATGATTTCCTTATGGGGAAAACGTTCACTGTAGCTGACGCTTACCTTTTCACTTGCCTTGGTTGGGGCAAATTTGTTGGCCTTGATGTTACTCAATGGTCAAACATCGCAAACTACATGGGTCGCATTGCTGAAAGACCAGCAGTTATGCGCGCTATGAAAGAAGAAGGCCTTCTTAAGTAAATCTTCCTGGCGGGGCCATAAGCCCCGCTCTTATTCTTGCTCGCTGATTACATAGTGAGCACAATAATCTCAAATTCTCTTTCGTGTTTGATCCTCCCATTGAATAGGGAAGGATATGATCATAGTTTAAATTCCTATATGAGCCGCAATTAGAGCATTTCTTATCTCGTGCATAGATATCTCTTTTAACTGCGGACGGAATGATTCGTCCCACTTTCGCTGGCGAAAGTGATTGTCTCGGTTTGGTCTGCTTAAACTTGGATTTTTCCACTGATTCAATTGCCTTCTTCGCCATAAATTGCACGAGCTGATCCATGTCGAGATCTTTACCGAGAAGATCTTTGAGCTTCTCAACATAGGCCATTGTTTCATCAGTTAAAACAAACGCAACTTGTATCTTATCTTTTGAAATACGCTTCTTTTTATCTTTTGGTTTTTCTTCTTTGCCTGTTATCTCGAAGAGCTTTTGTTCACATTCATTCTTAGTAAGATTTTCTACTTCTTTTAAAACCTCTCGACGTTCGATCGGATCTTGGATGAATTGATTCACCAATGAAATATTTGTGAGATTTAAACTTCCATCTTCGATTTTTGCTTCAATTTCTGGCATTTCTGCCAATGCCCGTGCGGCGACAATTCGTCTTTGGGCCGCACCTTCTGAATAACCTAATTCATGCACGCAATAAGCGAAAAGCGATGAATACTTTAAGTCGCAATAGAGCTTTCTTCGCTCTATTTCTTTCAAGTGATGAAGAAGTTTGGTTGTTGCACTTCTTTCAGCGCTCACCAATTTTTTTGTATCACTTAGTAAAATTTTATTTGCAAGATGTTTAAGTCTCATGCTAGAAGATTTACGGAAAATGTACGGACTTGTCAACTGTTAAAAAAAGACAATAGAAATCACTTCCGCTGGCGAAAGTGATTTCTAAAAAAATGAAAAGGAGATTAATGAAGGTTATCTACAATAAGATCAGCAATTTCTTTTAAATTGCTACGCTCGAGTTCGTGCTTCGAGTGAGAAATAGTTTTGACCTGAGAGTGATGCAGCCAAGAACTTGTGAGATGAGTTTCTTCTGAAGTAACCATTCGGTCTTGATCGCC
Encoded here:
- a CDS encoding methyltransferase domain-containing protein — protein: MPNNQLFISPSEEVDEYLGFKIKDIEHGLFLKAKGLRPEGDLNNLGHVLHGGHQTWVGLDPQTLNTPYEELKTLCDVLRPHSGELMVDLGAGYGRLGVVLAHLYPEVHFIGYELVDERVQEGKRIFEKLGYANGTLVTADLTSDFKLPVAEYYFIYDYGKVAHIRQTLKELDGLADQHSFTVIARGKGVQSIIEHEHPWLADIYPVHREENFSIYSMTDPDSRG
- a CDS encoding GNAT family N-acetyltransferase; translation: MLETKRLILRPAVLEDAPHLYELNSDFEVVRYTGDSSLKTVLEAETQIKERMFPQFQKYKMGRFSVTLKDGTYLGWCGLRYFPESDEVDLGYRFMKKHWGQGYATEASLVTLKYGFETLNLKRIIAKAMPDNVGSIKVMQKMGMTFRGYHKDPCEPQAWIVYDMTASEFKNKCAES
- a CDS encoding DMT family transporter, whose protein sequence is MNQKTQSLIFGVITILCWGSLATFGKLLIHLPPFYVLGACFLIGSLPAFARPKEMFPDLKILIWGAGGYFGYHFLLFYAFRFAPAIEANLINYLWPVIMVIITPMFFPEQKLRWYHIAGAALAVVGSVVLVFGKGGELKSEYLTGYLLALGAAFAWPIYSVGKKKMKPTTVWAIGGFCFVSGVLCFLTHMWLEPRVVIQPEDLWKLIVMGLGPFGLAFYCWDIALRMGDSRVIGALAYLTPVISTIGLVIFASELLVFNTVVAIVLIIGGASAGLLDFLPSKRLK
- the dmeF gene encoding CDF family Co(II)/Ni(II) efflux transporter DmeF is translated as MQHHCTIEQKDTGVFLANEQKTKWVTIITLVTMIVEIAVGYWTGSMALLADGWHMASHTLALFLSLVVYYLYRHPKFRASFTFGGGKILSLGGYTSALFLIFIAGSMIVESIMHFYETKPIKYDEAIVVAVIGLVVNIVCAIILHQGEDHGHSHSHGHSHGHDHSNCSHGKSKLAPAGGGHHHHHGHSHSHAEDFNREGAYVHILTDALTSVFAIGALLLGRWQGLSWLDPAVGILGGIVVFKWSLGLIRQSGMDLLDAHEASIDRDNLIKTLETDGSKVLDIHLWKLAPGQVGCEIMIKGCGKTSAEYRDLIQKEFNIHHLIIEVV
- a CDS encoding N-acetylmuramoyl-L-alanine amidase-like domain-containing protein, with protein sequence MLKFLVLLVLSQSLAFAGPREEAQDILLRFKDETSLTKRLDLISKTFVGLPYGQGGPLGEGPDGRYDQDPLYRFDTFDCTTYVETIMALALARDVAEFEVHLDKIRYENGEIDYLKRNHFTDLQWIPFNIENGYMTEINSAVTKEIKIAEALINFPNWLRKIKISEIKMPNASELERQERLEELHAQAEYYTSSMARVNYLEINMLVKKPQLLNKIPTGSIVNFVRPNWDLTDLIGTRQNISHQGFIFKRNNVVYLRHASTTGKVKEEPFLDYLKKFVNHPTMKGIHLMSLN
- a CDS encoding AarF/UbiB family protein yields the protein MRDFSWIADIALESKNYAPSLGAYFAKALSKVTFEEVSDFELKRSWATLARDLVHLRFDPDFAGPPDLDATLGAVQTIGIDKYNQEMMDEETLAPVLTEFFNKFFETIGQHPEIFDLLDQADLIEDMIGTVAKSYLPVLQLFPVFSDQALSIVPYLKEPLFTALYELPEIEHHKLILLTERIMHKFYEQEVRPQLVEILKQNVKGRNLLLPLIDEALNHLPADRCMTSLISILCTPREELSQGRIISIVLQELGGMYVKLAQVLAELAPPSLAKELRHQQDKLGGIFGSQQKSWAYVLNVLERPSWSRLKNYIHIPNGVQNAFAGASVGAIYEFELTELGRRKLHPNNSVLIKIQRPGLTELFEKQKETLLDILTHLDRNLESTELTLDEQLEVRGLVTALKRTIINYATQSIGELDFRVEKRNADRVREALKGQFDLQVPQYFHVESDVSMMEKIQGEKITSVVHSKYLERMSIADLVSDAYLYLMFQKGIIWADPHAGNILYDPDRLQVKLIDLNPCFTWDDRTIKIFIGFLYRLILSDEKGIFESLEGLVENPEELKNERTQKLIEEFIERGNQGAFIRYLSDFVRLLGEANINLRIEVQAAMRGLSQVYLTSTAISSRHNFGQIFQKQFGWKMLIRHILSIGPFKVAKAVLPIAFDLVKNSPEQEVGPTLDERDLTSIEEALVLLNAENVCNIELIRTSPEENTHLTLATDGSSLIKSTHLRIEILTETKPASVKYILETPTKEWLKDRQEYVKLQGMGFTLCLVECLEQLRRHSLEDYWNVVESWNAHPKQRSWEESSLISDIRVASRNLFTRRYQNIWTSEFMTVSRWNRFLWKLLVRFEERFERREQGYFYILSKKMGSEKVGQYTFGTLHRIKIITYRLIISGLKTLIRRSRFEMNLLPLTTDELIYRMLHGLLRRGLPRVESTK
- a CDS encoding response regulator transcription factor — its product is MQKVVAVIDDELEMEDLYELILEKQIKRGLINLKFFSDSRKFLSWFKDNQPDLILSDINMPHLDGPEVMKLVRKTGSGIPTYFVSGYAESEYARAMKELGVYRFISKPMNFSHVQSLIEYDLGILAANL
- the gstA gene encoding glutathione transferase GstA; this translates as MRLFYKAGACSLAPHIVMAELNMVYEIEAVDLVNKTCASGDYKLINAKGSVPALRMENGEVLTEGAVIMQYLADQNPEAGLMPKLGTTDRYRCMEWLNFIASEVHKNFSPLFRSSVKNAEGLKELKDGQIETLKNKIGFISEKLGSNDFLMGKTFTVADAYLFTCLGWGKFVGLDVTQWSNIANYMGRIAERPAVMRAMKEEGLLK
- a CDS encoding HNH endonuclease, which codes for MRLKHLANKILLSDTKKLVSAERSATTKLLHHLKEIERRKLYCDLKYSSLFAYCVHELGYSEGAAQRRIVAARALAEMPEIEAKIEDGSLNLTNISLVNQFIQDPIERREVLKEVENLTKNECEQKLFEITGKEEKPKDKKKRISKDKIQVAFVLTDETMAYVEKLKDLLGKDLDMDQLVQFMAKKAIESVEKSKFKQTKPRQSLSPAKVGRIIPSAVKRDIYARDKKCSNCGSYRNLNYDHILPYSMGGSNTKENLRLLCSLCNQRARIRAGLMAPPGRFT